The Elaeis guineensis isolate ETL-2024a chromosome 14, EG11, whole genome shotgun sequence genome has a segment encoding these proteins:
- the LOC140853681 gene encoding uncharacterized protein isoform X1, with amino-acid sequence MVCGPYPLLNSVRDALGSLESGLRRASKNLEFNSGDKKRARVADETRIPWSSSITNPIKSFPGALDGEKKKAMDGQCANYLQLGEAWSLLVHGFVQAIAVPFKSSNKCSAEHYGQEVVGMPHESPSLVLELKGSQQNGDKCEIVLASKKEDFLSIELLLGYVSDHLAQNLQMFGQRCKKSNTNSCREPLVSDCGEPSRFDHLEFIRCFEEKKADVDLFLANIGIARVGGGALVGVASAKGECEFEASNGSRKGPVGISPQKITSGFLNMSLSNVERLRSTLSAVSWTELVELIPQLRRSSKEHPDKEKLFSVQDFFRYTEAEGRRFFEELDRDGDGQVTLEDLEIAMKKRRLPRKYAREFLCRTRKHLFSKSIGWKQFLSLMEQKEPTILRAYTTLRLSKSGTLQKHQILASLRNAGLPANEDNAIAMMRNLNADARGSISYSHFRNFMLLLPSECLEDDPRNIWFEAATVVSVSPPVEIAAGGVLKSALAGGLACALSTSVMHPLDTMKASVQASTLSFPEVVSKLPQIGLQGLYRGSIPAILGQFSSHGLRTGIFEASKLLLTNVSPTLPEIQVQSLASFCSTILGTAVRIPCEVLKQRLQAGIFHSMGEAIVGTLHQDGIQGFVRGTGATLCREVPFYVAGMSLYAEGKKAAQNFLRRDLEPWETIVVGALSGGVAAVVTTPFDVMKTRMMTAPQGLPVSMQMVAVNILRQEGLLGLFKGAVPRFFWIAPLGAMNFAGYELARKAMDRAEHAISEQ; translated from the exons ATGGTCTGCGGCCCCTACCCCTTGCTGAATTCCGTCAGGGATGCTCTCGGCTCGCTGGAATCCGGCCTCCGGCGTGCGTCCAAGAATCTCGAGTTCAATTCCGGCGACAAGAAACGGGCCCGGGTGGCCGATGAGACAAGGATACCATGGTCCTCTTCAATCACGAATCCGATAAAATCCTTTCCGGGAGCCCTCGATGGCGAGAAGAAGAAGGCGATGGATGGGCAATGCGCGAATTACTTGCAACTTGGGGAAGCCTGGTCCTTGTTGGTCCATGGCTTCGTCCAGGCCATTGCGGTCCCCTTTAAGTCCTCTAACAAGTGTTCCGCAGAGCACTACGGCCAGGAGGTAGTAGGCATGCCCCATGAATCCCCCTCTTTGGTTCTTGAATTGAAAGGATCGCAGCAAAATGGAGATAAGTGCGAGATCGTTTTGGCTTCAAAGAAAGAGGATTTCTTGTCGATAGAACTGCTTCTCGGCTATGTGAGTGATCATCTCGCACAAAACCTTCAGATGTTCGGCCAGAGGTGCAAGAAAAGCAATACAAACAGCTGTCGTGAACCGCTGGTTTCCGATTGTGGTGAACCTTCTAGATTTGATCATCTGGAGTTCATTAGGTGTTTTGAAGAGAAGAAAGCAGATGTCGATCTTTTTCTTGCAAATATAGGGATTGCCAGGGTAGGAGGAGGTGCTTTGGTGGGTGTAGCTTCTGCCAAGGGTGAGTGCGAGTTCGAAGCCTCCAATGGCAGTAGGAAAGGACCAGTTGGTATTTCACCACAGAAGATCACAAGTGGGTTCTTAAACATGTCGTTGTCAAATGTCGAGCGGTTGCGGTCCACACTTTCAGCTGTTTCCTGGACAGAGCTGGTTGAGTTAATCCCGCAGTTAAGACGATCCTCGAAAGAGCATCCTGATAAGGAGAAACTATTTTCTGTTCAGGATTTCTTCCGTTATACAGAAGCCGAAG GAAGGCGATTTTTTGAGGAGCTGGATAGAGATGGAGATGGCCAGGTAACACTTGAAGACCTTGAAATTGCTATGAAGAAGAGAAGACTCCCAAGGAAGTATGCTCGAGAATTTTTGTGTCGCACTAGAAAACatttattttcaaaatcaatTGGGTGGAAACAATTTTTATCCTTGATGGAGCAGAAGGAGCCAACTATTCTTCGAGCTTACACTACTCTGCGTTTGAGCAAGTCTGGAACACTTCAAAAACACCAAATCTTGGCATCACTGAGAAATGCTGGCCTTCCTGCAAATGAAGATAATGCTATTGCCATGATGCGTAATCTGAATGCAGATGCTAGAGGATCTATTTCTTATAGCCATTTTCGGAATTTCATGCTGCTTCTTCCTTCGGAGTGCCTTGAAGATGATCCTCG GAATATCTGGTTTGAAGCAGCCACAGTTGTTTCTGTTTCTCCACCTGTGGAAATAGCTGCAGGAGGTGTTCTCAAATCTGCATTGGCAGGAGGCCTTGCATGTGCACTTTCTACTTCTGTGATGCATCCTCTCGATACAATGAAGgcaa GTGTGCAAGCATCAACATTGTCATTCCCAGAAGTAGTGTCAAAACTTCCACAAATTGGGCTTCAAGGTTTATACAGGGGTTCCATCCCAGCAATTCTTGGACAATTTTCAAG CCATGGATTGCGGACTGGTATATTTGAAGCAAGCAAGCTTCTATTGACAAATGTTTCCCCTACACTTCCGGAGATTCAG GTTCAATCTTTGGCATCCTTCTGCAGTACAATCCTGGGAACAGCAGTACGGATTCCATGCGAGGTGCTAAAGCAACGACTACAAGCAGGCATCTTTCACAGCATGGGAGAGGCAATTGTGGGTACTCTGCACCAAGATGGTATCCAAGGTTTCGTTCGTGGGACTGGTGCCACACTTTGTCGAGAAGTTCCCTTCTATGTTGCTGGCATGAGTCTCTATGCAGAAGGGAAAAAG GCTGCCCAGAACTTTCTTAGGCGGGATCTGGAGCCTTGGGAGACCATCGTGGTGGGAGCATTATCCGGTGGTGTTGCTGCTGTTGTCACCACCCCTTTCGATGTTATGAAGACAAGAATGATGACTGCCCCTCAGGGCTTGCCGGTTTCAATGCAGATGGTGGCCGTCAACATTCTCCGTCAAGAAGGACTTCTTGGTCTTTTCAAGGGAGCTGTTCCCAGGTTCTTCTGGATCGCGCCTCTTGGTGCAATGAATTTTGCTGGTTACGAACTAGCAAGAAAGGCAATGGACAGGGCTGAGCATGCGATCAGCGAGCAGTGA
- the LOC140853681 gene encoding uncharacterized protein isoform X2 produces the protein MVCGPYPLLNSVRDALGSLESGLRRASKNLEFNSGDKKRARVADETRIPWSSSITNPIKSFPGALDGEKKKAMDGQCANYLQLGEAWSLLVHGFVQAIAVPFKSSNKCSAEHYGQEVVGMPHESPSLVLELKGSQQNGDKCEIVLASKKEDFLSIELLLGYVSDHLAQNLQMFGQRCKKSNTNSCREPLVSDCGEPSRFDHLEFIRCFEEKKADVDLFLANIGIARVGGGALVGVASAKGECEFEASNGSRKGPVGISPQKITSGFLNMSLSNVERLRSTLSAVSWTELVELIPQLRRSSKEHPDKEKLFSVQDFFRYTEAEGRRFFEELDRDGDGQVTLEDLEIAMKKRRLPRKYAREFLCRTRKHLFSKSIGWKQFLSLMEQKEPTILRAYTTLRLSKSGTLQKHQILASLRNAGLPANEDNAIAMMRNLNADARGSISYSHFRNFMLLLPSECLEDDPRNIWFEAATVVSVSPPVEIAAGGVLKSALAGGLACALSTSVMHPLDTMKASVQASTLSFPEVVSKLPQIGLQGLYRGSIPAILGQFSSHGLRTGIFEASKLLLTNVSPTLPEIQYNPGNSSTDSMRGAKATTTSRHLSQHGRGNCGYSAPRWYPRFRSWDWCHTLSRSSLLCCWHESLCRREKGCPELS, from the exons ATGGTCTGCGGCCCCTACCCCTTGCTGAATTCCGTCAGGGATGCTCTCGGCTCGCTGGAATCCGGCCTCCGGCGTGCGTCCAAGAATCTCGAGTTCAATTCCGGCGACAAGAAACGGGCCCGGGTGGCCGATGAGACAAGGATACCATGGTCCTCTTCAATCACGAATCCGATAAAATCCTTTCCGGGAGCCCTCGATGGCGAGAAGAAGAAGGCGATGGATGGGCAATGCGCGAATTACTTGCAACTTGGGGAAGCCTGGTCCTTGTTGGTCCATGGCTTCGTCCAGGCCATTGCGGTCCCCTTTAAGTCCTCTAACAAGTGTTCCGCAGAGCACTACGGCCAGGAGGTAGTAGGCATGCCCCATGAATCCCCCTCTTTGGTTCTTGAATTGAAAGGATCGCAGCAAAATGGAGATAAGTGCGAGATCGTTTTGGCTTCAAAGAAAGAGGATTTCTTGTCGATAGAACTGCTTCTCGGCTATGTGAGTGATCATCTCGCACAAAACCTTCAGATGTTCGGCCAGAGGTGCAAGAAAAGCAATACAAACAGCTGTCGTGAACCGCTGGTTTCCGATTGTGGTGAACCTTCTAGATTTGATCATCTGGAGTTCATTAGGTGTTTTGAAGAGAAGAAAGCAGATGTCGATCTTTTTCTTGCAAATATAGGGATTGCCAGGGTAGGAGGAGGTGCTTTGGTGGGTGTAGCTTCTGCCAAGGGTGAGTGCGAGTTCGAAGCCTCCAATGGCAGTAGGAAAGGACCAGTTGGTATTTCACCACAGAAGATCACAAGTGGGTTCTTAAACATGTCGTTGTCAAATGTCGAGCGGTTGCGGTCCACACTTTCAGCTGTTTCCTGGACAGAGCTGGTTGAGTTAATCCCGCAGTTAAGACGATCCTCGAAAGAGCATCCTGATAAGGAGAAACTATTTTCTGTTCAGGATTTCTTCCGTTATACAGAAGCCGAAG GAAGGCGATTTTTTGAGGAGCTGGATAGAGATGGAGATGGCCAGGTAACACTTGAAGACCTTGAAATTGCTATGAAGAAGAGAAGACTCCCAAGGAAGTATGCTCGAGAATTTTTGTGTCGCACTAGAAAACatttattttcaaaatcaatTGGGTGGAAACAATTTTTATCCTTGATGGAGCAGAAGGAGCCAACTATTCTTCGAGCTTACACTACTCTGCGTTTGAGCAAGTCTGGAACACTTCAAAAACACCAAATCTTGGCATCACTGAGAAATGCTGGCCTTCCTGCAAATGAAGATAATGCTATTGCCATGATGCGTAATCTGAATGCAGATGCTAGAGGATCTATTTCTTATAGCCATTTTCGGAATTTCATGCTGCTTCTTCCTTCGGAGTGCCTTGAAGATGATCCTCG GAATATCTGGTTTGAAGCAGCCACAGTTGTTTCTGTTTCTCCACCTGTGGAAATAGCTGCAGGAGGTGTTCTCAAATCTGCATTGGCAGGAGGCCTTGCATGTGCACTTTCTACTTCTGTGATGCATCCTCTCGATACAATGAAGgcaa GTGTGCAAGCATCAACATTGTCATTCCCAGAAGTAGTGTCAAAACTTCCACAAATTGGGCTTCAAGGTTTATACAGGGGTTCCATCCCAGCAATTCTTGGACAATTTTCAAG CCATGGATTGCGGACTGGTATATTTGAAGCAAGCAAGCTTCTATTGACAAATGTTTCCCCTACACTTCCGGAGATTCAG TACAATCCTGGGAACAGCAGTACGGATTCCATGCGAGGTGCTAAAGCAACGACTACAAGCAGGCATCTTTCACAGCATGGGAGAGGCAATTGTGGGTACTCTGCACCAAGATGGTATCCAAGGTTTCGTTCGTGGGACTGGTGCCACACTTTGTCGAGAAGTTCCCTTCTATGTTGCTGGCATGAGTCTCTATGCAGAAGGGAAAAAG GCTGCCCAGAACTTTCTTAG